In Sphingobacterium sp. SYP-B4668, the sequence AAGGTTGAGGTTCCCGACCCGTTCCCAACGTAGTCTGGGATTGGGGGGCGTATTCATCTGGGCGTAGTTACTGCCCGTTATGGTGTTGGGCCTGGGCGAGAGGTAGATTATGGGGTAGGCCGATGTTTCCGTGCTTACATTGCCATTGTACCCATATGTGGCCCGGAGCTTCAGTAAAGGAAAGCGCCGATCGTCGATAAAACCTTCCTTCGAGAGCAACCACGCCCCTCCTATGGACCAGAAAGGCTGCCCTTTGTCATTGGTCTTTACCCCGAATAGATTGGATGCATCCTTGCGCACACTGGCACTCAGGATATAGCGCTTGCTATACGAGTAGGCCCCGTTGGCATAATACGAAACGTAACGATTGACGCTCCCATCGTAAAAATTATTGTCGGGCAGGGCCATAGTGCCCAAAAGACCGTTCAATACCGGTACGGCCCGACCATGGGCCAAGGATTGGAAAGAGCCGGTCTGGGGGTCGAATCCATCATACTGCACCGTCCGGAAATCCCTGTCCACGGTCCGGACCTCAAAACCTGCAAAGAGATCCAGATCGTGCCTGTCCCAACTACCATTGTAAGTACCTGCCAACCTCCCCTGCTGGACTTTGCTGTTCCAGGTGCGCTCTCCATAATAATCGCCGATCGGGAGGTTCCAGACCACCTGCTTGGCATCCCAGCTCGCAAAATCGTTCAATCTCCTGCGCTGGACATAGCTTCCGGCACCGTAGCTATCATAAGCCGGGTTTTGGTTATGTTGGTAGGCATAGCGTCCGGTAATGGCCAAGCCAAACGGAAAGCTATAGGTCGCCGAGATATTGGCCATCAGGTCCCTATTTACCTGCGTCTGCCGGGTCTGGTGTATATCCCGCAATGGGATGTAATCCCACCCCATCAAGCGTCCACCTGCAACGGTATCGCGGAACGTCTCGCTAAATCCAGCAATGTCAACGAAAAGTGGGATGCCGCTCCCATCGGCCAGCTGCATATATGGCCAATTGGAGATCCCCTTGCCCAATCCATTATAGCCGACAGGTTCGAAACTATCTACTTTCTTTGATTCGGTATAGGTAATGCCCAGATCGAGCAAAAGATATTTCGTGGCCTTTACCTGTGTATTGGACTGTAGGTTCCAACGGCTATAGGTAGAGGTGACCAACTCCTCCAGGTTCTTATCGTACCCTATACCGATCGACGTATTGACCTTGTCCCCACCTGCGTCGAGCCGCGCACTATACTGCCGATCGACACCTGTGCGATAAATGTATTTCAGGAAGTCATCCCGCATATCGACACCCCGAAGCTCATCCAATCGTGCATCCAGCTCCCGTTCCGAGATCAGGCCCCTCCTTTGTCGATCCATCAATTTGACGATAGGCTCAGGATTGCTTGTCCAATCGTTCAGGTCCCAATCGAAGCGCCCCTTATCGAACAGCATGCGGATGGCATCGATGTGGTCCGTGGTCCGCATCTGGGGAAGATAGTAGAGGTCGGGCTTTTGCTTGATACCGATATTACTGTTGACCGACAGATTGGCCTTCTCGTTGAACCTGGCCCGCTTGGTCGTAATGACGATCACGCCGTTACCTGCCCTTGCCCCCCATATCGATGAAGCGGCAGCATCTTTCAGGATGGTGACATTCTCGATATCATTGGGATTGATATTGTTGAATGTCCCGTACCCCACATTGTTGAGCTTGCTCTCGTAAGGTACCCCATCGATCACGATCAACGGCCAGCTATCCCCACGTAGTGTGCTCAGGCCACGTATATTCGTATTCATATAGTCTCCTCGAGCATCCGGACGGTATTTATTGGTAGATAGCCCAGGAACCACATCTTCTAGCCTACTCAAGAAGTCGGTGGATACCTTACGGTTGAAGAGTGCAGAATCGATGAATTCGAAGCTCCCCGTCGCTCTTTCCTTGGGTATCTTTTGGTATCCGGTGGATACCACTTCTACCTCTTGGATGGTGTTCTCGATAGGTGTCAGGCGGATGGTGATAGGGGTAGATGCAGGGCCGTAGCCTACTTTTTGGGCCTGGTAGCTCAGGTGGCGTACCTCGAGGCTCCCCTGTTGCTCTTGTACGGCGATGGCGAATTTCCCTTCTTTATCGCTACTGCTTTGTTGCTTGCCTATCCGGATGGATGCCCCTTCGACGGGGCGCCCATCGACAGCCGAGCGTACTTCACCATGGAGTACGGTCCTCGGCTGCTGGACGTACCCTTTCGCTACCCCTTGGTTGCCGGGCAGCTCCCGGGCAGATAAACTAAACATACTAGCCAATATAAAAATGGCTAGTATGTTCTTCAATGCCTTTGCAAAAAAATTAAGGTGATTGAAAAACATATTGAAACACAAAATCGTTGCCAGCAGCAACAAGCCATCGGCTATCCGCCATTTGCCATCTGCCATAAACTTTAATTTCATAACATGCCATAGGCTATAGGCCATCAGCGATACCATATAGATCACGAGCTTGGCCCGAAAATACACGTGCAGGCATTGGAGAAAAAAAGAATGGTCATCAGCCGTCAACTTATCGGTATCGTACCTTCTGGCGTCATTGCGAGGAAAGGATTGACGAAGCAACCCCGAAGGGCTCATCGTAGATAATCTATCGGCTACGTTCCTATCTTCATTTTTTATCGAGCGCGGTGGCTCCTCGCTTGGACTTCGCTCCCGGGATTTCTGCCGTTTAATAACTTCGCAGTCTTGACTTGTGGGGTTACCCTTTGTGTCAAGACAAAGGGTAACAGCCCGTCGCGGCTTGAGCGACATAAAAAACAATGATATTAAGGTTTTAGAAGACCGTACAAACGTATTTAGTCTTGAACTAAATGCTTCAGCACAGCGCATACTCCTCCCCTTAGCATAAAAATGCTTCATAATAGTTGGTTTAATTGGTTATGGAGCCGTACTCCAAATTCGCTACCGGTCACCAATCAGCAGTGACCAATAACTAATCACTTAAATAAAAAAAACCAAACCTCCCTTTTTAAGAAAATACAGAAAATAATATGTAACGCCCTTGCTTAACTGGAAAAATCAATCTAACTTTAGAATGCAAATAAAAAAGTATGTTGACCACTGGATAAGACAGGGCACCTCTGGTTGTTTCTATAAAGACAGGAGGTTGGCATTCTACAGACATATTAATTAAAGAAAGGAACTTGCTTTTATTACACCCTACATACTACCTATGAGCGTCATTCTGTCCGCTACCTGGCGGACAGAATCGCCGATGTCGTATGTATATGCACTGATGCCGTCAAAGCGCACAGCTTTCCCCTTTTCTATGTTCTGTAACGAGAGCTCGGATTTATTCAGGCGCTCGGATGACGTTCTTTTTCAACTGTAAATAGAGGAACCATTGACCACGATCGTAAATCGGGTCTGCGGAGGTTCTTTTGGTGGTTAGTTCACATCTTTTCATAATCTATAAATTGGTTATAAACGATGTCTACTCTGAAAGCTTGGAGGAAAGCGAATTGGCAAAAAACCAACAGGGCGTCTCCCATGCTTTTGCTCGTGGCTCCGCCAGAAGCCTACTCTTTACAGAGGTACCCACAAAAGTCTGACAGGAAGACGCCCTACTGGAGTATCTACAAAGATATAAAAATCCAGTAATGAGGGCGACTTCAAGGTCATCTCGTGGGTAATCTGGCGGATTTCGAACGAGTGACATCGTTGAGACAGGAGAATTCCCCTGCTTAGTGTCGCTATAATTTAAAACAAATATACAAATAAAAGATGACTTTAAAAAGTTTTTCAAATAAAAGTCATATTAAAAACTATAATATGCCAACATTATTGGGGGAGTATTTGAACGGATTGCCGATAGTAAAGGAAAAAGTCAGAGACTTGGCTAGCATCAAAAAGCCAAGAATGAACGATTTAAACAATAAAAAAACAGCCAAGCCGTCTCCAGAAGAATTTTATAGGATAGTTTATATTGCGATTAAACTGGCGAATCTGGAAGATGCTGAATTTCAAAGAGCGATAGAAGCGATTTTCCCTAATAGACCCAAAGAGGGACTATTAGAAGAATTTAAACATCTACCAGTTGAAGTAAGGTTTTTGAAAAGGCACACTCTTACACAAAGTGAAGTTGAGAACAAAATTGGAATGGCAGAAAATAAAATCAGCAGACTTGCTAATGAAAAGACTAAAGATCTATTAGCAGTCGAATTAATCTGCTTTACAGAAGGATTGGGGCTAGACGTGTTGGAAACTTTCAAAGACATTTATGGAGAGATCAATTTCAATGGAAGACAATAAAGCTAAAAATGATAAAACTAAATAACTAGCATTCATCCATTTCTAATAAAGTAAAAAGAAAAACCAATACTAATAACCATAAAAACCAAGCATTATGAACTTATTGTTTCTGAACATAGGCACACAGGATTTATTTGTGATTATAGTCCCATTATTCTACTGTTGTTTACTTGCGGCTATTTTTTGGGGGCTATATAAGGTATTATCCATCTTGTTGAATCGCTATCTAGTAGCAAAACGCGAACATACAGCAGCTCTCCTCCTACAAAGCGAAGCACTGAAAGAAATAGCTTCGGCTATTAGAGAATCGAACGACAAAAGCGGTACGCCACCAGAGATAATCTAATATGAAAACACTAGTAACAACTGTATTTCCTCTTTCGGTGACGACATTAGTCTTCGGACAAGAAGTGATCAACATAACCCCAAAAACCGTCACCCTCGAGCTGGCCCCTCAAAAAACAAGTGCCATTGATTATTCTAGAGTCACAAACTCAATAGAAATGAATTAGTTATGAAATTTTTTAGTGGTTATTTTGTTAGTAATACACGCGGCACGCGTGCATTTGCTGGGGTCTACTTGTAAACTTTGGTATTTAAAACAGGCCCCTCTGCCCCCCTACCCTCCTGGCCTAGATGTCCAGCGTCCTATTTGCCACCTGTTGATTGTCGGGCAGCTCTTGGGCCGAAACATTGCACATAGAAACTATACGGACAAATCAATCGACAACCTTACCTTGTCCATCGTCTAATAAATAATAGATTTAATTACAAAATCAACCAGCGTAGCTACTAAAGCCTCCCATTATTTGCAATACACAGAAAAAGAGGTTATTTTTATGGTGATTAAGAATAATTGATAGCCGATTATGCAGTCTATGTACCCCATAAAGAGCGAGTCTTTCGATGGTGCTTGATGCTGGACGGTGGCGGATAGCGGCCACAGAACAACCCTTAATGTGATTCGTAAGAGTGCTTTGTTGTATACAGGTCGCATTTTCCCTTGCTGACTTGTAGGCTGCTGTCCGCTTTTTCTATTAATATACTTGCTCTATTCAGGTGGCGAACAAATATTCTTAATCAAGAATGCAAGGCATAACATGCTGTCCAATAAAGAGAGCTGGAATAGCTATGTTTAGAAATTGGTAATGTATCCATAATTCTACGCTTAATTGGTTTCAGAAAAAGGAGTCAGATGGAAGAGGAAGGGCAAGAATGAAACTGATACAGTCCCTATATGTAATGAGTGACCAAACTCATTCACTGGTTTTCTATATATTTTCGATCAAGCATTCGATAGTATTTATTCTTTGTCGCTTCTCCAAATAATCTCAGGAAACTATTCTTATAATCGGTAAAACTATCTGAGTTATAGACTTCTCTAAACACGATATAAGTTGACACTGGACTGTTCAAATTTGCTTCGATAAGTCGGTTTATTTGTTCTTTAAGTTCTGCCTGAATTGAGGTTTGCCAAGTATTTGAATTGATCAATGAATCCATCTTCTTCACCTCAGAAAGATTTCCACTATTTAGCCACTCATATTGTTGGGCTTTCAGGTCAGAAAGCTTTTGTCGCTTTACTTTTTCATTTTGAAGGAGTAGATGACTATAGATCTCAAACAAATTGAAGTCTTTACCTTTGCTTTCAGCAATTAGATTATTGTCTACTGGATTATTATAATACCGTTGCTCGACTTCCTCTTGGGATAGTGAATCTTTCAAGCTAATTTCTAAGTCCCCTGATTGCTTAGTATTGATATATACCTCCTTTTGCATCATAAATTCGTCTGAAAAATCCCCAAAAGTTTCTTCATGCTTACGCAATCCTTTATAGATACTGTGCGGGACATAGCTACGACGCCAAAATACATTTATACTGACTGCATCATCAATAATAGTATCCAATACAATCTTTCTTTTATTTACAAGCATTGCATTATATAGCTTTTCCCCTGTGACAGCCTGATAGATTTCGACCCGAAATGTATCCACTAATGGCAAATTAATAGTGAGTTCTATTCTATTTGATTTCTTACAACTAAAGGGTAAGATTAATATTGGAATTAAGATATATAACAATAATCCTCTCATAATTAGGAAGCCCTTAAGGTTCAACATTACTAATGTCGAACCTTAAGGGGAGACTATAATGTGTTTCTATTTTCCTTTATAAACTGCGGTAATTACAACTTCGCCGCTTTTATTATACGCATTAAACGTGATTGACTGTGTATTTCCGATTTTTTCAGATTTATTAGCAACCAAATAAAAGGTTTGAAATTGGTCTCGTAGTGCTTTATAAGCTGCTGCAATCCCAGCATTTGTGGTACTATAATACGGCAGGAAGCTCATTGCATTATGACCCTGCGATATATAATTAGCTATCTGTGCATTAGATTTATTAACATAGACAAATTGGAAGGGATAAAAATCTGTAATACCCCCTATTGCAGATATATTATTAAATGGGTGCCAGCTATATAGTGCATTAACGTTTCCAGCACTTTGCGCAACGTACTTCACAGGAATATTGAAGTCTTCGTTGGTTAAAGCGGAATGTACTTCCATTGTTTGGAATTCGCCTTCTCCAACCGGCCTATTGGCAACGGTAGTCATATCAAATAGTACTTCACTATCTGCCCATTTCCAATCTGCAGGTCTTTTGAACAATTTATAGACAACACCACCTTCGGGTTTGTACACTCCCCCGCTCCTATAGCCCCTTATCTCGATAGTATCTTGACTATAACTCACCACATTAAAGATATGATCTGTAATGTCGGACATTTGAGCCCCAACTTTGAAAAGGGCAGAAATCACCGAACCAGTCGAAAATTCAAGTTGGGGAGCGCCCAGACCGCTTGTAATTTGATAAAAAGATTTCACGCCTTCTGACTCGCCGTAAACAGTCTTTACATCGACCGAATTGTCTGTAGTATCAAATTTCATTACCACCGGAGCATAGATCGTATTACTCAAATTGGACTTCACCATCATCACCCAACCATGCTCAGAACTTTGGAGCACTTTGTTCAATCCTGCAGCAAGTTTCTCTGCTCGGTCTGGATTGCTGTCAATATAATCATTGGTAATGATATCCTTTTCACAGGATGAAAGCCAAAAGGCTAACAAGACACCAACAATACTAAACTTAATCAATTTCATATATATATAATTTGATTGTTATCATCATACAAAATATCCAATCGCATTCATGCATGAGCCGTCTGTACAATATGGATATTTCATAACTTAATAATTTACCTTATTAACTACAGAGTCTACCACTTTTTGTAGCTCGTGAAGATCAACCCCCATATCTGAGTATTTCTGAAGGACTAACTTATACTTTGTATTAAGCTTTGCATTCCTAGCAACCATTACTTCGATTTCATTTTTAGGGTATTTAACCATGTATTCTACCGATGTGGCAAAATCTTCTTCTCTTGCATAGCCACCATATGGCTTGAAAAAGCCGTCCTTTTGAGCTTCTTCATCGGTACGTAAATTCCCATCCGGTTTTCTGAAATAACCAGCCAATCCGTAGTAATCCCCTTGTGATGTGCGATCATAGATTACTCCTCTACCATATTTTTGATCTATTTGATGGGCATGCTCATGATATAAGGTCACCAAATGATCTTTTAACCACTCTTTGTTCGTCTTACTAAACGCATTAACACCTCCCATACCCAACCTATAGTATTGGGCATTCAGACCTGCTCCAGCGGCAGCACCCACTGTGGTAATATCATTGAAGTGCACAAAACCGCCTACAATTATAAACTCTGTCGGAGTTTGTTCCTTATAAAACTTAGGGAATCTTTCTTTCAATGGATTGAGCCACATCTTAACAAGCATAACCCGTGTATATTGTAGAGCTAAATCGTACTCCGCTGGCACAAAAAATGTTGTACCTGCTATTATACGAGGAGAAAACTCATAAATAATCTCTACACCGAATTCCTTTTGCACGGAATCACATAAATAGTCGAGCTCATTCCATTTCTCTTTTGGCTTATTTGTTCTTTTGGAAAAGTAATCTAGATTTTCATCTATTTCTACAGCCTTCTCTTTATTGCAAGAATTATATATAAAGAGACCAAAAACAGTTAGTACTAATACTAATAATCTTTTCATCTTATCTAGGATTTAATTGATTTTCTAAAACAGGATTACCAATTCTGGCAGGCAACGGAATCTGGATAGCCGTTCTTTTGTCATTTGGAACCAATACTTCATCAGGTGTAGCAGATAATCGATTGAGACGATGCTCAATTTGAATACCTAAACGCTTGATATCATACCATCTAAAACCTTGGCCCAAAAGCTCCAATCGACGTTCTTTCATCACAACTTCTAAAGCAGCATCCCCATTAGTAGGAACAGGCAAGGCTGCATATGGGACAATACGCTCTCTTCTAATGGCTTCGATATCAGCCATAGCTTTAGAAATATTAGGTGCGCTAATCTTTAATTGGGCCTCAGCTCTATTCAATAAAACCTCTTCCATAGTAAAACAATCATAACGAGCCTGTGCTGCATTTGGATTGTTGGGTTGGTTTGCATATTTCACCACTAAAGCCACACTATCAATAACCGTTCCTCCGGAAGAGAATAATTTACTTCTTAAATCTGTCGTTGGGGTAGTATAGAAAAGACTATGTGATAAGTAAAATCCCCCCAATCTAAACCCAAATGGTCTACACAAGAATCGTGTTGTCTGACAAACCAACAACAAATTGGAATGTAGGGTGGGATTCATTATTTCCTGAGCGAAAAACTTCTCATCAGTTGTACGTTGACGCTCAATATCTTCAGAAAGTTTACGTACAATGGTTCCCTTATCTTGTACTACTAAATCAGCGTACTTAATAACTTCATCCCAATTACCTTTGTACAGATTGACACGAGAGAAAAATGCATAAACACTGGCTAATGAAAAACGATAGGGGGTCCTGGGTATAGCTGCTTCACCTTCTTTTAACAGCTTTAACCCTTGTTCCATGTCTTTATCGATTTGGTCATAAACTTCCTTAACTGTGGCTCGACCAAAATAAGGACGATTTTCTTTAGGAACTCCGACAATTAAAGGGACACCTAAATCGGTTGTATAAGTAGTAGGATTATAATGCATACTGAAAAGATTCACCAAGCTAAAATAATTATAAGCTCTGAGCATCAACGCTTCTCCAAGAATTGCCTTCCTTCTTGTTTCATCCCCCCCAATCTTTTCAATTTCTTCAATGACAGTATTCGCTTCATATATCTTATTGTAATAATGCGCGTATGCTGCTTGAGGAGTGGCTGTTGCATTGTCCTGATATTCATCCTTCCATAAATAAAGAGGGATATAAATGGGTCCCATACTTGCTTGCATGGTTGTAGCATAATGATGGAAATTATCGGTCATTATCTCTGTGAAGACATCTTGGCGCTCGGGATAAGCCGCAGCCAAGCCATCATCCAAATCATCCAACGTCTTTATTTCCAAACGATTATCATAAGGCTCATCTAGAAACTTTTCGCAAGAAGAGTTTAATACTAGGCTTATAGTCAATAATATAAAAAATATCTTTTTCATGTGATCTACTATTTAAAAACTTGCTGTTAAACGTATACTATATGACCTCGGATTGGGCATGGCAGTACCTCCAGTTAACAATAACTCAGGATCTACTCCTCTTAATTTTTTACTCGCCCAATAATGGATATTGTTGGCCGAGAACATTAATCTAGCCGTTCTAATCGCAGGTATATGTCTCGTCAGCATCCTACCAATCTCATAAGAGAACATTATCTCATTGATTCGCAATGAACCAGCATCAGCAACTCTAAAATCACTTCGATTATAGGCCATCTCGTCATTATTCGATATTGTTGCCAAATACGTACGTTGAATAGTACTTAGTAAGCCCGGTATATTTGTATAACCTTCGTCACCAATAGTTTGCCATCTGTAGTTGAGATCCGCAGATTTAGAACTATTGTCGTCATACGTTCTACTAGATATAGGTGTCATAAACACCTTATGGCCTAAAGCATACGTCAGAAATACCCTAAGTTCGAAGTCCTTATATTGAAACGTATTGGAAAATGAACCTGTGCTTAACGGCTGTCGGGACCCCATATAACTTACTAATGAGCGATCTTTGGATGCAGTTATTATGCCGTTCGTCAATGTAGGCATACCATTTTCACTATTTCCATTAGAATAAAACAGCGGACGGCCTTCTGAATTTAAATTAGCATAGTTAAATGCATAAAGTCCTTCTATCGGATTACCGATTAATGGATAACCATTAGACCGAGTAATCTCTGTCAACAATGCAGATTCCAATTCGCCCTTTGTTACTTTGTTCTTCACATAGCCATATATAAAATTCATATCCCATCTAACATTTTGGCTATTCAGGACATTCCGGACACCAAGTGTTAGATCCACACCGTTATTTTCCATACTAGCGTAGTTGATATTTTTGGTCGTAAAGCCTTCCTCCTGTGCAATGTTTATAGAAGATATCAAATCATTGTTGTGTCGGTTATAGTACTCTCCGACAAATGTAAACTTGTTAAATAAACCAAATTCCAAACCTACATTCGTAATATAATCCTTCTCCCAATTCAAGTTATAAAGCTCAGGCGATGTAACTCGAATACCGATGTCACTATTAGACGCGTCCAATCGGGTAAGATTGACGTATTGCGCATTACGTAATGGGGAAGTTTCTAATGTATTTCCACGAAGAGCATAACTACCTCTAACCTTTAGGTAATCAACTACCTTAGAAAGGTTAGATTCTTTAAAGAAGTTCTCTCTATCCACATTCCACGATAGACCAAAATTGTAATTTGGCAAGAATTTAGATCGGGTCAACCTTCCAAACATATTACTACCATCAAGACGTCCTCCAGCTTCAACATTATATCTATCAAAAAGTGAGTATTGAAACGTAGCAAACATGCCTAACTCATTTTTACGCTCAAATGATTCAATATACAATCTGTCGTCAAGGTTGACCGAACGAATCATTCCCAACCGGCTAGGGGAAACAATCTTTCCTCCATAGTACATGTATCCAAACGCCTTCGTGTATTCCCTCTGGATATGTTCACTTTGAACAACCATACCTGCTAGCGCATCGAGACTATGATTTGTCCAAGCCTTTTTAAAGTTAAATTGATTCCGGATATAGTAAGAACTACCTTTATTACTTCTTGAATATAAAAAACCTCCTGTAGGCAGCCACGTCTGTCTAAAGCCAAGTGGGTCGGCAGGGTCTTGATACAACAGGGAGTTATCATTACGAAGAACATCATTATAATCAACCCTATGGGCGTTCGAAACATTTGAACGTTCAGTGATTGTATGATTGTAGCTGTTGTTTGTCTTTCTTATATTTAAGGTGAGCTCATATTTCAAAGTTGGAAGAATCTGAAAAGAGGGCATTAAACTTAACCGAACATCTTGTGAAGTTATCTCATTAAAGTTTTCATTCAACTCTTCAATGATATTGAATGGGGCGAGATTTTCAGTATAATATTTATAAGACCCATCAGCTTTGTAAGGATACATAGCTCGACTTGTATTCATAGCGTACACAAACGGATTAATTTCAAATTGTCTAGATACATCCGAGTTGGTCGTACCTGCATTAAAACTACCAGGTGTAAATTGATTTCTATAATTCCAATTTAGGTTCGCATCAAGCTTTAATCTTTTACTAATATTAAAAACGGTTCTAAAATCAGTCGTCACACGATCCATGTTAAATCCAATGGCTTGTCCATCATCGTGGGCATAATTTCCGGATACGTAATAGGTATGCTTCTCCCCTCCTCCAGAAAATGAAAGATTATGTTCTTGTACAACGTTATTTCGGAAAAGCACGTCAAACCAGTCTGTATTTGCACGTGCCGACCGGTTCAATTCTTCATATGCTTGATCCAATGATATATCCCTTAACGCCAATTGTTTATAAGTTTCTGTATATGCACCTGTGGAATTGGGCCAATTAGCATTTGACAAGTAGCCTTTGTCAAACATCTCTTTATACAAAGAGATTTCTTCCTTGGAATTCATGAGGTTAAATTTCGCAACATCTGGTTTTAGTCCAATTGTATATGCCGTACTGACGTTAATATTTCTACTATTCAGGGCTCCTGTCTTTGTGGTAATCGAAACGACCCCATTAGCAGCTCTAGTTCCATAAAGTGAAGTGGCTGCACCATCCTTAAGGATTTGGATGTCTTCGATATCATTAGCATTTAAACCTGCGATTGCAGATCCTAACACCGATGCGGGATCTCCCGAATAAAGTTGACTTACGGATACGTTACTAGGGGAAGAAATCGGCACACCATTCACCACATACAATGGCTCTTGATTCGCACTAATGGAAGAATTACCTCTAATTCTAATCTTAGGTGTTGAACCAAAAGTTCCAGAAACATTCTGTACACTCACACCAGCCGCAGCTCCTTGTAGCATTCTGGAAACATCTATAGCTCCCGAACGATTTATTAGATTCTTGTCAACACTACTTACTGATCCTGTAAATTTTCGTTTGTCAATTTTCTGAAAACCAGTGGCGATTACTTCCACTGCATCTAACGTTTGTTCAATGGGATTTAACGAAACATTGATGGAGGTTTGTCCTTTAGCTACAATCTCTTTGGTTGCAAATCCCACAAAACGTATTATTAATATCGAATTAGCTGGTGCATTAAGCGTGAATTGTCCCTGTTCATTGGTACTCGTTGACATTGAACTTCCTTTTACTGAAACAGTAGCCCCGGCCAATCCTCGTCCATTCGCATCCTTGACAACTCCAGTAATGGGGACTTGAAGAGAATAATCGCGGACAATCACGTCAGTTCTATTTGTATTGACTGTTACAGTACCTGCGATAATTTTAAAGGTATAATTTTCCTTGTCCAAGACATTGGCCAAAGCATCTTTAAGAGAAACGTTTTCAAGCGTCACATTGACCCGTTCGGCATTGCGAACCACATTCTCTTCATACAGGAAACGATGATTCGTCTGCTTGGATATAGACGAAAATACA encodes:
- a CDS encoding SusC/RagA family TonB-linked outer membrane protein; the protein is MNNLLFRKGLAEDERKASLRQLLLTMKITVFLSLVFITCVHADGVAQKVSLSVKNAKLVDVFSSISKQTNHRFLYEENVVRNAERVNVTLENVSLKDALANVLDKENYTFKIIAGTVTVNTNRTDVIVRDYSLQVPITGVVKDANGRGLAGATVSVKGSSMSTSTNEQGQFTLNAPANSILIIRFVGFATKEIVAKGQTSINVSLNPIEQTLDAVEVIATGFQKIDKRKFTGSVSSVDKNLINRSGAIDVSRMLQGAAAGVSVQNVSGTFGSTPKIRIRGNSSISANQEPLYVVNGVPISSPSNVSVSQLYSGDPASVLGSAIAGLNANDIEDIQILKDGAATSLYGTRAANGVVSITTKTGALNSRNINVSTAYTIGLKPDVAKFNLMNSKEEISLYKEMFDKGYLSNANWPNSTGAYTETYKQLALRDISLDQAYEELNRSARANTDWFDVLFRNNVVQEHNLSFSGGGEKHTYYVSGNYAHDDGQAIGFNMDRVTTDFRTVFNISKRLKLDANLNWNYRNQFTPGSFNAGTTNSDVSRQFEINPFVYAMNTSRAMYPYKADGSYKYYTENLAPFNIIEELNENFNEITSQDVRLSLMPSFQILPTLKYELTLNIRKTNNSYNHTITERSNVSNAHRVDYNDVLRNDNSLLYQDPADPLGFRQTWLPTGGFLYSRSNKGSSYYIRNQFNFKKAWTNHSLDALAGMVVQSEHIQREYTKAFGYMYYGGKIVSPSRLGMIRSVNLDDRLYIESFERKNELGMFATFQYSLFDRYNVEAGGRLDGSNMFGRLTRSKFLPNYNFGLSWNVDRENFFKESNLSKVVDYLKVRGSYALRGNTLETSPLRNAQYVNLTRLDASNSDIGIRVTSPELYNLNWEKDYITNVGLEFGLFNKFTFVGEYYNRHNNDLISSINIAQEEGFTTKNINYASMENNGVDLTLGVRNVLNSQNVRWDMNFIYGYVKNKVTKGELESALLTEITRSNGYPLIGNPIEGLYAFNYANLNSEGRPLFYSNGNSENGMPTLTNGIITASKDRSLVSYMGSRQPLSTGSFSNTFQYKDFELRVFLTYALGHKVFMTPISSRTYDDNSSKSADLNYRWQTIGDEGYTNIPGLLSTIQRTYLATISNNDEMAYNRSDFRVADAGSLRINEIMFSYEIGRMLTRHIPAIRTARLMFSANNIHYWASKKLRGVDPELLLTGGTAMPNPRSYSIRLTASF